The nucleotide sequence TGTGGCATGTTGATCCTCATCAGTTTTCCCAATTTCCACCATCTTAATATCTCAGGTCAGACGATTTCCTACAAACGACGATCATTTCTTCCTATTTGAAATTGTTGTCAAATGAGTTAACAAACAGTAACTGCCAAGGAGCAAAACCATGTtgatccggtgttgagaaggacTCTTTAAATACCTATAGCACTGGGAAAGAGGTTAGAATGAATGTCGAGGTGGAACTCGGGGTGACTACTTTGGCGCTCAAATTAGCAGAAGGACTGAAGGAGGAGAAAATATTAgagaagaaaaatttaaatacatAGGTGCATATATCTGGCTTGGTAGAGTGAGCTTCCTTTTATTCCAAGGCTGGAGTAcaagtaattttatttgtcaaaaaaaaaaaaacaatcatttTGTCTATTTTAGTTTATTCTTTCTTTGATTGAAAACACTAGTTTGATTTTGTGGGTATATTTCACTTGCTAGCTTGATTTAAAAAATGGTACTCTTTTCAAATGTGAATTTGATAAACAATTACTCATCTATATGCTAATCAGTTTCTTGATCTTTTCTCTATACAAAGTTCTTGGGCACATATTTTTCATttgttttgataaatttaaactaTGAGATCTGAAATGTTGTTGATATTAGACAAAAGATTGTTTACGAAAACGTAAATAATTTGTATGTCTAATAGGTtagaatttttaataatattagcAGTTCTATTAAGCTGATCAATCTGATGTTTTATATTGTCAGACATCCGAAAAAAAAGTttcaaatataaatcatattttatttgaCAATAAACAAAACAACAATATCTGCTCTCGTGCtacgaaaaatttaaaatgaatcaaaGAATCACATTCACAGCGGTTGTCCTCTCTTTTCTCTCAGGCAATGGAACACTCAGGGGGCAGGCCCTGAGGGAACCTCTTGAGGTCACTGCAGTAGTTGTAGATCATATAATTCTGTTGAACCCATTTCATCCTCTCTTGGGCTGTTGAATCCACCTCTTGGTTCCACCACCCGCCGTTGTTGGAAGCTGCATTAGAAGCACACTTGGAGGCACCACTAGCTGGAACACAAGCGTCGGCATTGAAGTTTCGGTATGATGCCACGAACGGTGCATTCGACCAATCAGTCTTGACTGCGCCCCCTCTGGTCGCCCAGTCATCAGCGTTCCAGAGGCTGGAGTAGATCCTCATGGGTTGATTCTTAGGAAAAGCAATGCCTCTAGATTCCAGGTTCTTGAAGTCTCTAATTGGTGTGCCATCGACCATGAAGCTGGAAGAATGATTTAAGATTCATGCATGATGAGCAAGAGATTGATATATATATAGTGAGATAAAACATAGCAGCATGTTGGATCAGTTTTACTCACATGACATGTCTAGGATTCCAGAGGATGGAATAGGTGTGGAAGTCCATGGTGGGGTCAAACCAGAGCTTGAACTGCATCTCCCTGTTGCCTTTGCCCTGCGTGAACACATTGGTGTGGAGAGTGTAAGGGTCACCACTGAGGTTGCCCAGGAACTCAAAGTCAATCTCATCATGCGTTGACCCTTCAGAAGATAACTgcatattcaaaatatatatgccCCATTAGCACATAATTATGCTCCAGAATGAACAAGTCGCCATTGTACATATCGACGAGCTGAAAACTTACATAGTAGGTAGTGACGGTGCCAGCAGAGTTCCCAGGAACAAGCTTGATCTGCATGTCAATCTTGCCAAAGAGATACTCATTCTTAGTTCGAAAGCCAGACCCGGAGGTCTTGTCGAGTGACAGAGTAAGGAGTTGGCCATTGTTGAGGATCTTTGCTCGTCCATCACCCCATGTAATGTCACAGTCCTGGTAGAAGCTGCCAGCAGAGGCAATGACGAGGAGAGAACAAGCAACCGCCAGAAACAGGTAGCAGCTCTTCATGTTGATAGAGAATTAAGAAGCCGAGGATTGTGATATCAGATTACTTGAACTAGCTAACTCAATACGAAAATGAAATTGGGATCGGAGTGAGTATGAATGAGTCGATGGCTTTCCTTTCCTCTCCTTTTATAGGTGAAGAAGATCTATAGGAAAATGCGAGGAAATGAGCGATAGATTGCTTCAACGCGGTTTGATTAAAGAAATGGAAGGCGATCAAGCTCAGCTGTCTCCGAATGAACCATTGCCAGCTTTTGGCTTTTGACTGATGTTCACGTACTGTATCCAATTTACAATAGAACAAAAAAGGGTAAATTTGCAACAGATGTCAACATCAACCAACTCTACTATACAattattatttcattatttttcatCCACTAACTTAATACATACCCATTATTTCTAACACACTGAACCTGCATAATTTCTATAACCATTAACTTTCATCACTAATTAAAATATACCAACTCATCTCAACCCATTAACACActaatattaaattttgttaacAATAATAAAGACAAGAACTCATTAATTTAGTTCATAaaccttttttttatttatttacacgAATTGTTCGAAGGTGCCCTACGATTTTTGATGTAGTTAGAGTTTTGTTATGTTTTGTTGTCTTTAGTACGAGGTGTTTTCATAATACATCTGGTCTATTGATAATTCTTTTATTTGAGATAGAAGTCATAAGGTTATTTTTATATAGATTTGAACTTTCTTTATTtagtgaaatttatttatttattattagatTGAAAAACTGGTTGGTGCCTTTTTtcagtttagaaaaaaaaatattaaaaactaatattctataatttaactggcatttttcttctcttctatctcttttcttttccttttctgtcataATAAATATTGAGGACTCGATAAATAATTTATCGAGGCCGGCCTAGGAGTGGGTGAACTTTACCACCTGTTAGTCATCGTGCCAGCTGTTAGTGGGGACCATGAAAGTGTAGAAGAAGAAGAACGTACGTGTCAGTTTTCTATTTATCTCTTGCGATGTATTGGAAGACATAGCGCCTTCTCCACGAGCAGTAAAGCTGGGTCGGACGTGACTCGCTGGCATGCGGCACCGCCCGGAGAAAGCGCGTCTTGGCTCGCCCTGGGGTGGGCTTCCATTCTTGCCCGGTGATTCACAAATACAGTGGGGAAGGATCCATCGTATTCGACAGTATTCGGGGATGGAAGATCTCAGTCGAAATAGTTGGTACAATTTGTtagacaatatatatatatatatatatatatatataacgaatTAATTGATACAGTATTAATCAAAGTCAATATCCTCGATCAAATGTAGTTGTCTGGTTATCTCGATCGGTAAAAGAGTGGCCGCGTGGATTACCCGGCCGATCAGACAAATGGGCATCATAGGTCGATCAGACGAATGAACAACTCGTAGTTGGTTGTTTCAGTTGGCCGAAAAGTgagccgctcggaccgcctgTCCGGTAGGAAAGCGAGCCGCTCGTACCGCACGTCCGGCACAAGAATGACACTACACAGGATGAgacgagaaaataaaagagaacactcCGTCTATCATCATTAAATATGAAAAAGTCAAGACCAAGGAGAACACTTCATTTATCATTAATGCACaaaagtcaagacaaagaagtcttcctctagtaattaatatcattaaataagagTAGATGAActatcacaaagaaaggtataaaagagtatATCAGGTATGAGGAAAGACAAGATTTATCTATTTCTAGACTATTCATTCTCTCTTCCTgattctaacttgagcgttggagggccaacacgaaggaccccttccctggtttggttttgttttgttttacagGATGAGATCTTCATCCTGTCAGTAGTCacctctgttggagcaatcccaatggtccgtgcgaccatgtgttttagtgtttgggcaaaggatttaagttaaagttcgtccttgttatttgatatgtgtatgtgagtgtgcaggtttgcagaatacacatatgactcagcttgatggcttcgggtccggtgaaggatggatcatccgagggaccgtggataaggcagcaaAGACAAGGGTTGAGAGAAGTGACTttgaggcatatgcgaaggatgacattgggacgaaTCGCAGgcttgggtgcatccgagggacgagagccaaaggaagtaggtttgaaggcaagaggttaaagctacaacgaagagtcaagtgagtcgtaagggtgagggtccgaatgctgagagattgtactcgggtacctgtcgactggtggtttcattagtcgactggtacttttaccagtcgactggtatcgagccattgggatgtaacggtcgaatctccacagagggtagtcgactgatgattttatcagtcgactggtaggcggggttttccaactcgcagcctatataaccaaggcttgggagcttggttatagttgacgaaattgaaCTTGGTTAacgtctaattagtagtctactaattctcaagtgcttgtgagtgttgtggtgaggtttct is from Zingiber officinale cultivar Zhangliang chromosome 7B, Zo_v1.1, whole genome shotgun sequence and encodes:
- the LOC122005113 gene encoding probable xyloglucan endotransglucosylase/hydrolase protein 23, with the translated sequence MKSCYLFLAVACSLLVIASAGSFYQDCDITWGDGRAKILNNGQLLTLSLDKTSGSGFRTKNEYLFGKIDMQIKLVPGNSAGTVTTYYLSSEGSTHDEIDFEFLGNLSGDPYTLHTNVFTQGKGNREMQFKLWFDPTMDFHTYSILWNPRHVIFMVDGTPIRDFKNLESRGIAFPKNQPMRIYSSLWNADDWATRGGAVKTDWSNAPFVASYRNFNADACVPASGASKCASNAASNNGGWWNQEVDSTAQERMKWVQQNYMIYNYCSDLKRFPQGLPPECSIA